One Brevibacterium spongiae DNA segment encodes these proteins:
- a CDS encoding M20 family metallo-hydrolase → MNQQAPPSSDAAFLADFHFLATIGATDNNGVDRQALTVEDKQARDWMRGWATDKGFDVRVDAIGNMFACLEFVPDAPYVLVGSHLDSQPLGGRFDGAYGVIAALFAALRVKEELAESGLKPAFNLAVVNWFNEEGGRFAPSIMGSSVYAGLFDLDEMLSVADLEGTTVAEALRAIGYAGTDTPPEAITYAEIHIEQGRILEREATDIGVVESSWYTQKLDIDVLGEQSHTGATAMADRHDALVAAAKVVLAVAEVVSEFEEEALVSSVGQHVVEPNSPIVVPRRVHMVADLRSSDPDIVQAARNSLKTQIAEIARAHDITINARDFDIRDKRHFPTEGVELAEKAVANEGLSIRRLETMAGHDSVAMNHRVPAVMMFVPSVDGVSHCEREFTTDDDMLRGVRVLTSVAGELVRGELADVRDGAVWVGSSVAEVRA, encoded by the coding sequence ATGAACCAACAGGCACCCCCATCCTCCGACGCAGCCTTCCTCGCAGACTTCCACTTCCTCGCCACCATCGGTGCCACCGACAACAACGGCGTCGACCGGCAGGCGCTGACGGTCGAAGACAAGCAGGCGCGCGACTGGATGCGCGGGTGGGCGACGGACAAAGGCTTCGACGTGCGCGTCGATGCGATCGGGAACATGTTCGCGTGCCTCGAGTTCGTTCCCGATGCCCCGTACGTCCTCGTCGGTTCCCACCTCGACTCGCAGCCGCTCGGCGGTCGCTTCGACGGAGCCTACGGAGTCATCGCCGCCCTCTTCGCGGCCCTGCGCGTCAAAGAGGAACTCGCCGAATCTGGCCTGAAACCCGCCTTCAACCTCGCCGTCGTCAACTGGTTCAACGAAGAAGGCGGTCGCTTCGCCCCGTCGATCATGGGCAGCTCCGTCTACGCCGGGCTCTTCGACCTCGATGAGATGCTCTCCGTCGCCGACCTCGAAGGCACCACCGTCGCAGAGGCGCTGCGAGCCATCGGCTATGCCGGCACCGACACCCCGCCCGAGGCGATCACCTACGCCGAGATCCACATCGAACAGGGCCGAATCCTCGAACGCGAAGCCACGGACATCGGCGTCGTCGAGTCCAGCTGGTACACGCAGAAGCTCGACATCGACGTCCTCGGCGAACAGTCCCACACCGGGGCCACAGCCATGGCCGACCGCCACGACGCGCTCGTCGCCGCGGCCAAGGTCGTCCTCGCCGTCGCCGAGGTGGTCAGCGAGTTCGAGGAAGAAGCCCTCGTGTCCTCGGTCGGGCAGCACGTCGTCGAACCGAACTCGCCGATCGTCGTCCCTCGCCGCGTCCACATGGTCGCCGACCTCCGATCCTCCGATCCCGACATCGTCCAAGCCGCCCGCAACTCGCTGAAGACGCAGATCGCCGAGATCGCCCGTGCCCACGACATCACCATCAACGCCCGTGACTTCGACATCCGCGACAAGCGCCACTTCCCGACCGAAGGCGTCGAACTCGCCGAGAAGGCAGTGGCCAACGAAGGCCTGAGCATCCGACGTCTCGAGACGATGGCCGGCCACGATTCCGTGGCGATGAATCACCGCGTGCCCGCCGTGATGATGTTCGTGCCCAGCGTCGACGGCGTCTCCCACTGCGAGCGCGAGTTCACCACCGACGACGACATGCTCCGCGGCGTCCGCGTGCTCACTTCGGTGGCCGGTGAACTCGTCCGCGGTGAGCTCGCCGATGTCCGTGACGGTGCCGTCTGGGTCGGTTCCTCCGTCGCCGAGGTGCGCGCATGA
- a CDS encoding DUF222 domain-containing protein, with product MTFTPDRKRRKSGKRDRRAAADSRGGASRRPPTNITPADLVGTSSQNAHAPEDTAQAQPEETSDPATLAEQLKAAGLDLSGHHFAEVFEALDPVSTDDDAAIDNAPIADDEQMDEDTSALDAGQPSKTVTTASRDNSRDTVDPAKSTGLDPNAKTDSTAHADPTSLFETTEQISSTTQPASADPASPANTSASVAAEPEAGTDSQRPTSLHPILTDAAWNDLVASAPEITDSIASLTGLVGGLRAFDRPMGPNEALQVIDGAEALRRLSESLSTLALAVYERVGTPKDSGAKSTKALIQERLNLSGREANRRARLAENLGGRVALDGQPLEPEHPLVAEQLHLGTLPAEHLTVIEDCLKALPAWVDHETKSRVETDLVKYAKSVTVSELRDIFRRMLALIDPDGAEPLDPSDRSAYFITARPKRNGDWRLEGILDPMAGSELHGLLTSRIQSAKGTTSTIAEPTDSEADEGEREDAPSLAPNAGPDQTPGSGGLGQTFDEQRFEPLDAVLTGDRFDAPPWAVIEATGDNEAESADPAANRAVPAGHGVRANGSAVDLMSEQPSAKAWIYERFATLISRISMKEAAKGSPYALVVTAKASDIANGIGEATTGSGDRFPMGDVARRGLDGTVFFHLMDEKARTVEVCTEQRFANKKQTAIVTARDRGCVFPGCDAPAGWCDVNHVVPHALGGKTDINNMCLLCSFHHHLMDRSDWEVFMLGDGRPAWRPPESTDPARIPILHSRFITDDIIDGLFGT from the coding sequence ATGACCTTCACCCCCGACCGCAAGCGACGCAAGTCAGGAAAGCGCGACCGCCGCGCCGCCGCTGACTCGCGCGGTGGGGCGAGCAGAAGACCGCCGACGAACATCACACCGGCAGACCTCGTGGGCACCTCTTCTCAGAATGCCCACGCACCCGAGGACACCGCGCAAGCACAACCCGAAGAAACATCGGACCCCGCAACACTGGCCGAACAACTCAAGGCGGCCGGGCTCGACCTCAGCGGCCACCACTTCGCCGAGGTGTTCGAGGCCCTTGACCCAGTTTCGACCGACGATGACGCAGCCATTGACAATGCGCCGATAGCCGACGACGAACAAATGGACGAAGACACGTCGGCTCTCGATGCCGGACAACCAAGCAAAACCGTCACGACCGCCAGCAGAGATAATTCGAGAGATACCGTCGATCCGGCGAAATCCACAGGGCTCGATCCGAACGCCAAGACTGACTCGACCGCACATGCAGACCCGACCTCATTGTTCGAAACAACCGAGCAGATCAGCTCAACCACGCAGCCCGCCTCCGCTGATCCTGCCAGCCCGGCCAACACAAGCGCCTCTGTCGCCGCTGAGCCTGAGGCTGGAACTGATTCTCAACGACCAACCTCGCTGCACCCGATCCTCACCGACGCCGCCTGGAACGACCTGGTTGCGAGCGCTCCCGAAATCACCGACTCGATCGCCTCCCTGACCGGACTGGTCGGAGGTCTTCGTGCATTCGACCGGCCGATGGGACCGAACGAGGCCCTGCAGGTTATCGATGGGGCCGAGGCGCTGCGTCGACTCAGTGAATCTCTGTCCACCCTGGCACTGGCCGTCTACGAACGCGTCGGCACGCCTAAGGACAGTGGTGCCAAGTCGACCAAGGCGCTCATCCAGGAACGCCTCAACCTCTCAGGGCGAGAAGCGAACCGCCGGGCAAGGCTCGCAGAGAATCTCGGCGGACGAGTCGCACTCGACGGACAACCCCTTGAGCCCGAACACCCGCTCGTCGCCGAGCAGCTCCACCTCGGCACCCTACCCGCGGAGCACCTCACCGTCATCGAAGACTGCCTCAAGGCACTGCCCGCGTGGGTGGACCACGAGACGAAGTCCCGTGTGGAGACCGACCTCGTGAAGTACGCGAAATCGGTGACTGTGAGCGAGCTCCGCGACATCTTCCGTCGGATGCTCGCTCTCATCGACCCCGATGGTGCCGAGCCGCTCGACCCCAGCGATCGTTCCGCCTACTTCATCACTGCCCGGCCCAAGCGCAATGGAGACTGGAGACTGGAAGGCATCCTCGATCCCATGGCGGGATCCGAACTGCACGGACTGCTGACCTCCAGGATTCAATCCGCGAAAGGCACCACATCGACAATCGCAGAACCCACCGACTCCGAGGCGGACGAAGGCGAGCGCGAAGACGCTCCCTCACTCGCCCCAAACGCCGGGCCAGACCAGACTCCCGGTAGTGGCGGCCTCGGCCAGACCTTCGACGAGCAACGGTTCGAACCTCTCGATGCCGTCCTTACCGGAGATCGTTTCGATGCACCTCCATGGGCTGTCATCGAGGCCACCGGAGACAACGAAGCCGAATCCGCGGATCCCGCTGCCAACCGTGCCGTTCCTGCCGGTCACGGGGTCCGCGCCAATGGTTCGGCCGTCGATCTCATGAGCGAGCAGCCCAGTGCGAAGGCCTGGATCTACGAACGTTTCGCCACTCTCATTTCGCGCATCAGCATGAAGGAAGCCGCCAAAGGTTCGCCTTACGCCCTGGTCGTCACAGCAAAAGCGTCCGACATTGCCAACGGCATCGGCGAAGCCACCACAGGCTCCGGCGACCGCTTCCCGATGGGCGACGTCGCTCGGCGCGGCCTCGATGGCACCGTCTTCTTCCACCTGATGGACGAAAAGGCTCGCACGGTGGAAGTCTGCACGGAACAGCGCTTCGCAAACAAGAAGCAGACCGCAATCGTCACCGCCAGGGATCGCGGATGCGTGTTCCCCGGTTGCGATGCACCGGCGGGGTGGTGCGACGTGAACCATGTTGTGCCGCACGCCCTGGGCGGCAAGACCGACATCAACAACATGTGCCTGCTGTGTTCCTTCCACCACCACCTTATGGACCGCTCCGACTGGGAAGTCTTCATGCTCGGCGACGGACGGCCGGCATGGCGACCGCCCGAAAGCACCGACCCTGCTCGCATCCCGATCCTGCACTCACGATTCATCACAGACGACATCATCGACGGCCTCTTCGGGACGTAG
- a CDS encoding amidase, with translation MTDGQSQPTSGQTHPMDEHTIAEVERAGTQFNAVTAMTVDRANALTAEANDRRDSGQPPRRLEGIPFAVKDVIDLVGYPTTMGSAVRSDAPAAASAPVVDRLEAAGAIPVAKTNCQEYSYGILGDESAFGRVINPVDPALCTAGSSSGSAALVAAGAVPLALGTDTAGSVRVPAACQGVFGFKPTFGLVPVDGVFPLSPAFDTVGLFASDLGVLTTAFDVIAGDDSGEAPGRGEAFDLTGSGERTIDVSLLPDGDDRARDLLMSVPELTITSANGQVMGELLDDLAPIYDFIRLYEAFEVHKDLFAKHSADYQPGVAKKIESGRNLGEAEYRRQVEALAELRERSLTVFGAADFLLTPAIDGPVVRWDEIDSGTAAKFMRYSMPFNVLGWPALTIPMPGAGSGEGPQAVQLVGRPGGDRDLFAFASRLV, from the coding sequence ATGACCGACGGACAGTCGCAGCCGACGAGCGGACAGACTCATCCGATGGATGAGCACACCATCGCCGAGGTGGAGCGTGCCGGAACGCAGTTCAACGCCGTCACAGCGATGACCGTCGACCGTGCGAATGCCCTCACCGCGGAAGCGAACGATCGCAGGGATTCCGGGCAACCGCCTCGGCGATTGGAAGGGATTCCCTTCGCGGTCAAGGACGTCATCGACCTGGTCGGCTACCCGACGACTATGGGATCGGCGGTGCGCAGCGATGCCCCGGCGGCCGCCTCGGCGCCGGTCGTGGACCGACTCGAAGCTGCCGGCGCGATCCCGGTCGCGAAGACGAACTGTCAGGAATACTCCTACGGAATCCTCGGCGACGAATCCGCATTCGGTCGCGTCATCAACCCCGTCGATCCGGCATTGTGCACCGCCGGTTCGAGCTCCGGATCGGCCGCGCTCGTCGCCGCAGGTGCCGTGCCACTTGCGCTGGGCACGGACACCGCCGGGTCCGTACGCGTGCCGGCAGCCTGCCAGGGCGTGTTCGGTTTCAAACCGACCTTCGGCCTCGTGCCCGTCGACGGAGTCTTCCCGCTGTCGCCTGCCTTCGACACCGTCGGACTCTTCGCCTCCGACCTCGGCGTGCTGACCACTGCCTTCGACGTGATCGCGGGGGACGATTCCGGCGAGGCGCCTGGCCGAGGTGAGGCGTTCGACCTCACCGGCAGCGGCGAACGGACGATTGATGTCAGTCTCCTCCCTGATGGCGATGACCGGGCGAGAGACCTGCTCATGTCGGTTCCGGAACTCACGATCACCTCGGCGAATGGGCAGGTCATGGGCGAACTCCTCGACGACCTTGCACCGATCTACGACTTCATCCGCCTCTATGAGGCATTCGAGGTCCACAAGGACCTCTTCGCGAAGCACTCTGCAGACTATCAACCCGGCGTGGCCAAGAAGATCGAGTCCGGCAGGAACCTCGGCGAGGCCGAATACCGGAGGCAGGTGGAAGCGCTCGCCGAACTGCGCGAGCGATCACTCACGGTCTTCGGCGCCGCGGATTTCCTGCTCACTCCCGCCATCGACGGCCCGGTGGTCCGCTGGGACGAGATCGATTCCGGAACGGCGGCGAAGTTCATGCGCTATTCGATGCCGTTCAACGTGCTCGGCTGGCCGGCATTGACGATCCCGATGCCCGGAGCCGGATCTGGGGAAGGGCCACAGGCGGTGCAGCTGGTCGGCCGCCCCGGTGGCGACCGCGATCTGTTCGCCTTCGCCTCTCGGCTGGTCTGA
- a CDS encoding MFS transporter: MSITAPTEQRTTSTKMQRKVLLGGSIGQFVEFYDFTLYGLSAVILSEYFFPDGDRITGLLVIFATFGVAFVMRPLGGLFFGALGDKVGRRQTLTITIFLVGACTALIGILPGFDTVGWFAPILLILARLGQGFSAGGESVGGPSFVYEHAPIAKRGLWINITLAATALPSVFAGGLILLLSTVMSDASFDSWGWRVPFLLALPLSAVGLWIRSKTDESELFKKTAAERPKEFSPIRESFRENWVGMLQVFFVLGVTALGFYMLSAYFVTYIQTTGDLSREQSLLTNAIAMASYTIFLPIAGHLGDRFGRRPMLIAGAILLAVTSVPAFGLVTSGHMGLAFLGQTIFVLALCCYGGGCYTFFCERFSTKTRFTSAAISYNISYAALGGTAPFVGTWLVDITGVNTAPGYYMAAAAAVCLVLIFVTRLPETRGRLG, translated from the coding sequence ATGTCCATCACAGCCCCGACCGAGCAGCGAACCACGTCGACGAAGATGCAGCGGAAGGTGCTCCTGGGCGGCAGCATCGGCCAGTTCGTCGAGTTCTACGACTTCACGTTGTACGGTCTATCGGCGGTGATCCTGTCCGAGTACTTCTTCCCCGACGGCGACCGGATCACCGGTCTGCTGGTCATCTTCGCGACCTTCGGAGTCGCCTTCGTCATGCGCCCCCTCGGCGGACTCTTCTTCGGAGCTCTCGGCGACAAGGTGGGCAGGCGACAGACCCTGACCATCACGATCTTCCTCGTCGGAGCCTGCACAGCCCTCATCGGCATCCTCCCCGGTTTCGACACGGTCGGGTGGTTCGCGCCGATCCTGCTCATCCTCGCCCGACTCGGCCAGGGCTTCTCTGCCGGCGGTGAATCCGTCGGCGGACCGTCCTTCGTCTACGAGCACGCTCCGATTGCCAAGCGCGGACTGTGGATCAACATCACTCTGGCTGCGACCGCCCTGCCCTCGGTGTTCGCCGGCGGCCTCATCCTCCTGCTGTCGACGGTGATGAGCGACGCCTCATTCGACTCATGGGGCTGGCGCGTGCCGTTCCTCCTGGCGCTGCCGTTGTCGGCCGTCGGACTGTGGATCCGGTCGAAGACCGACGAATCCGAGCTGTTCAAGAAGACCGCTGCCGAACGGCCCAAGGAGTTCAGCCCGATCCGCGAAAGCTTCCGCGAGAACTGGGTCGGAATGCTCCAGGTCTTCTTCGTCCTCGGCGTCACCGCGCTCGGCTTCTATATGCTCTCGGCGTACTTCGTCACCTACATCCAGACCACGGGCGACCTCAGTCGCGAACAGTCGCTGCTGACAAACGCGATCGCCATGGCCAGCTACACGATCTTCCTGCCCATCGCCGGCCACCTCGGTGATCGATTCGGACGTCGGCCCATGCTCATCGCGGGTGCGATCCTGCTCGCGGTCACCTCGGTGCCGGCATTCGGGCTGGTCACCAGCGGACATATGGGGCTGGCATTCCTCGGGCAGACGATCTTCGTCCTCGCGCTCTGCTGCTACGGCGGCGGCTGCTACACCTTCTTCTGCGAGCGCTTCTCGACGAAGACGCGGTTCACCTCGGCGGCCATCAGCTACAACATCTCCTACGCGGCGCTCGGCGGAACGGCTCCGTTCGTGGGCACGTGGCTCGTCGACATCACCGGCGTCAACACCGCGCCCGGCTATTACATGGCTGCTGCGGCCGCCGTGTGCCTCGTCCTCATCTTCGTCACGCGCCTCCCCGAGACCCGCGGACGGCTGGGGTGA
- a CDS encoding amidase, whose product MSNVDPRPSVAASAAVPTSPTTEPWALSATEALAAFRSKELSPVDYLEALIGRITAEDERINAVTEVVEEAVTSAREAETFYTNATDDDLAEAAAARPLLGLPVIAKEKHAIAGRGLTQGLLHERDTIAEHDAAIVSRIRSAGGYIHARATSPEFSCATITHSPMWGVTRNPWNPDLSAGGSSGGSGSALASGFAPLATASDIAGSTRLPAAFTGTVGFKAPYGRIPGAQPLAADWYRGDGPMARTVADAALLAKVMVGVDPSDHATIASPGFLDGFDPAAAVDRLRGRKVALCVRLGDFPVGKDIEANTRAVASALESAGARVEEIELPWTAERIFETAFTHFGHLLAPAMRADTRGHEDTLADYTLRFMADAEAVAARRTFYDGLVMEAQIQAELAAAIDGFDVLLAPTSAVAGLEADASYLDGITIGTDGVGRERGADGAIAGSGGTAGVRLEHYWQAHMTMPFNICNRVPIVNVPSGMADCGIPTGVQVIGHPYDDRAAFAVAAAIEQLRPWAGLAPNRSQSRLT is encoded by the coding sequence ATGAGCAACGTCGACCCGCGCCCCAGCGTCGCCGCCTCGGCCGCAGTCCCGACCAGCCCCACGACAGAACCCTGGGCGCTGTCGGCCACCGAGGCGCTCGCCGCCTTCCGCTCCAAGGAGCTCTCCCCGGTCGACTACCTGGAGGCTCTCATCGGCCGCATCACCGCGGAAGATGAGCGCATCAATGCGGTCACCGAAGTCGTCGAAGAGGCGGTCACCTCGGCGCGGGAAGCCGAGACGTTCTACACGAACGCCACCGACGATGACCTCGCCGAGGCGGCCGCCGCCCGTCCGCTGCTCGGACTTCCCGTGATCGCCAAGGAGAAGCACGCGATCGCCGGCCGCGGCCTGACCCAAGGTCTGCTGCACGAACGCGACACCATCGCCGAACACGATGCCGCGATCGTCTCGCGTATCCGCTCCGCAGGCGGGTACATCCACGCCAGGGCGACCTCTCCTGAGTTCAGCTGCGCGACGATCACGCACTCGCCGATGTGGGGCGTGACCCGCAACCCCTGGAACCCCGACCTCTCTGCGGGAGGATCCTCGGGCGGATCAGGTTCTGCTCTCGCCTCCGGTTTCGCGCCTCTCGCCACTGCCTCGGACATCGCCGGATCGACGAGGCTGCCCGCGGCGTTCACCGGCACCGTCGGGTTCAAAGCCCCATACGGTCGGATCCCCGGCGCACAGCCTTTGGCCGCCGACTGGTACCGCGGGGACGGGCCGATGGCGCGCACCGTCGCTGATGCCGCCCTGCTCGCCAAAGTCATGGTCGGCGTCGATCCGAGCGATCACGCGACGATCGCCTCGCCCGGCTTCCTCGATGGCTTCGACCCCGCCGCGGCGGTCGACCGACTCCGCGGACGCAAGGTCGCACTGTGCGTGCGCTTGGGGGACTTTCCCGTCGGGAAGGACATCGAAGCGAATACCCGCGCGGTCGCCTCGGCGCTGGAATCGGCAGGGGCGCGCGTCGAGGAGATCGAACTGCCATGGACGGCCGAGCGGATCTTCGAAACCGCGTTCACGCACTTCGGGCACCTGCTCGCACCCGCCATGCGCGCGGACACCCGCGGCCATGAGGACACCCTGGCCGATTACACGCTGCGATTCATGGCCGACGCCGAGGCGGTCGCCGCCCGCCGCACGTTCTATGACGGTCTCGTCATGGAAGCACAGATCCAGGCAGAACTGGCAGCCGCCATAGACGGATTCGATGTGCTCTTGGCGCCCACCTCGGCGGTGGCGGGGCTGGAGGCCGATGCGAGCTATCTCGACGGGATCACGATCGGCACCGACGGTGTCGGCCGCGAACGCGGAGCTGACGGTGCAATCGCTGGCTCCGGTGGAACGGCCGGCGTCCGCCTCGAGCACTACTGGCAGGCGCATATGACGATGCCGTTCAATATCTGCAATCGCGTGCCGATCGTTAACGTGCCCTCGGGAATGGCGGACTGCGGCATCCCCACCGGTGTGCAGGTCATTGGCCATCCTTATGACGACCGCGCCGCCTTCGCAGTCGCCGCCGCGATCGAGCAGCTGCGCCCGTGGGCCGGACTTGCGCCTAACCGATCGCAATCACGACTAACCTGA
- a CDS encoding LysR family transcriptional regulator yields MALDFTLVQLRYFQEVARRENMTEAAKQLNVTQSAISTAMAQLERTIGLDLFIRQRNRSVVLSPAGKRFLSEVTPFLEASDNLGETALGLSRRLSGDLTVGVFSPIAPTRLPLIHSEFEKRYPDVRINYLEANLQELQAAVIAGDCDLALTYTLGMTDRFDRFLIDVVKPHVLVSLDHHLGGGGKRPRPIHLRELADENYIQLDLPFSTQYYDELFRIAGVEPIVRHTFAGYETVRSFVAMGHGYSLLSQSVSSGTYIGSKTVDVPLLDDFPSIDLAIVWPKELRLSKRARAFCELTLEILGT; encoded by the coding sequence ATGGCCCTTGATTTCACCCTGGTGCAGCTGCGCTACTTCCAGGAGGTCGCCAGGCGGGAGAACATGACCGAGGCGGCGAAGCAGCTCAACGTCACTCAGTCGGCGATCTCGACGGCGATGGCCCAGCTCGAGCGGACCATCGGTCTCGACCTTTTCATCCGACAGCGCAATCGTTCGGTGGTGCTCTCGCCTGCCGGGAAGCGATTCCTCTCAGAGGTCACACCTTTCCTCGAAGCCTCCGACAACCTCGGCGAGACTGCGTTGGGCCTCTCACGTCGTCTCAGTGGAGACCTCACTGTCGGAGTCTTCTCGCCGATCGCGCCCACCCGCCTGCCGCTCATCCACAGCGAATTCGAGAAGCGCTACCCGGATGTTCGGATCAACTACCTCGAGGCGAACCTTCAGGAGCTGCAAGCCGCTGTCATCGCCGGCGACTGCGATCTCGCACTGACTTACACGCTGGGAATGACCGATCGCTTCGATCGCTTCCTCATTGACGTCGTGAAGCCGCACGTCCTCGTCTCACTCGATCACCACCTCGGCGGGGGTGGGAAACGGCCGCGACCAATCCACCTGCGAGAGCTCGCAGATGAAAACTACATCCAACTGGATCTGCCGTTCAGCACTCAATACTATGACGAGCTCTTCCGGATCGCGGGCGTCGAGCCGATCGTGCGGCACACCTTTGCTGGCTACGAAACCGTGCGGTCGTTCGTGGCGATGGGGCACGGGTACTCGCTGCTGAGCCAGAGCGTGTCCTCGGGAACGTACATCGGATCGAAGACGGTGGACGTTCCGCTGCTGGACGACTTCCCGAGCATCGACCTTGCCATCGTCTGGCCGAAAGAGCTGAGGCTGAGCAAGCGTGCGCGAGCCTTCTGCGAGCTGACCTTGGAGATCCTCGGGACCTAG